In Lentibacillus amyloliquefaciens, one DNA window encodes the following:
- a CDS encoding DUF4030 domain-containing protein, which produces MKNKWTYPERVDHMRFTKKNQQNVLNEIDSPPQKKKSRKRFYGGLTAAVIVILLLGGTAFIPNIESVVAKIPYISQFIKEEEQRMDQMESILDVINLVVEENGMKIGDLQVQVEEKEAKVHLIGLSGKNKSVTDQINSQLEKAGFTSYDVKVVPYEEEEEIQTERSKEEIEQDMQNSKALKTSLTERLKAQGYELMFPVSVRINNKEGIYMNVIVPESEKRLKQLKKIMKEEAKAYGDEYKLDVRQVQKIAREQEKRWQETGAIGHIGRALMEAKDLHVTGYAYSFHPYPLQLKIKTSLESDNPKASQIAKKIHSEIDLFIQSNEETQTIRDDRYNVIVLSKDKEEIKVE; this is translated from the coding sequence TTGAAAAATAAATGGACCTATCCAGAAAGGGTAGATCATATGCGTTTTACAAAGAAGAATCAACAAAATGTGTTGAATGAGATTGACAGCCCTCCCCAAAAAAAGAAGTCTCGGAAACGTTTCTATGGTGGATTGACAGCTGCAGTGATAGTTATACTATTGCTCGGTGGCACTGCATTTATACCAAATATAGAAAGTGTTGTTGCAAAGATTCCGTATATAAGTCAGTTTATAAAAGAAGAGGAACAACGGATGGATCAGATGGAAAGCATTTTGGATGTAATTAACCTTGTTGTAGAAGAAAATGGAATGAAAATTGGAGATCTTCAAGTACAGGTGGAAGAGAAAGAAGCGAAGGTCCATTTAATTGGATTATCTGGAAAAAACAAAAGCGTTACCGATCAGATAAACTCTCAGCTGGAGAAAGCTGGATTCACCAGTTATGACGTAAAAGTGGTTCCTTATGAAGAAGAGGAAGAGATCCAAACTGAACGAAGCAAAGAAGAGATAGAGCAGGATATGCAAAACAGCAAAGCGTTAAAGACTTCGTTAACAGAGCGCTTAAAGGCACAAGGGTATGAACTAATGTTTCCAGTATCGGTTCGTATTAACAATAAAGAAGGGATTTATATGAACGTCATTGTACCTGAATCGGAGAAACGTCTAAAACAATTAAAAAAGATAATGAAGGAAGAGGCTAAGGCCTATGGGGATGAGTATAAGCTGGATGTAAGGCAAGTACAGAAAATCGCACGCGAACAGGAAAAGCGCTGGCAGGAAACTGGTGCTATCGGTCATATTGGAAGAGCGTTAATGGAAGCTAAAGATCTGCATGTTACTGGTTATGCATACTCATTTCATCCGTATCCGTTACAACTTAAGATTAAAACCTCCCTTGAATCGGATAATCCTAAAGCTTCACAAATTGCTAAGAAAATTCACTCGGAGATTGACTTGTTTATTCAATCGAACGAAGAGACACAAACGATTCGCGACGATCGTTATAATGTGATTGTGTTAAGTAAGGATAAAGAAGAGATAAAGGTTGAATAA
- a CDS encoding sigma-70 family RNA polymerase sigma factor — translation MCDKREHQGDKSNRELLVELMESYGDMVLRVAFTYVKERQLAEDISQEVFIRCYQSLDSFENRSSYKSWLYRITVNCCKDYVKSWSFRNLISKSLVKESDQNIDAVDSQVVKKEERDLLFKQVLKLSVKLREVLIFYYYEDLTVDEAANVLEVNPNTVKSRLYRARKALKNHLEGGMVLEK, via the coding sequence ATGTGTGATAAAAGAGAACATCAAGGAGATAAATCCAACCGAGAGCTTTTAGTGGAACTAATGGAAAGTTATGGTGATATGGTCCTCCGTGTGGCATTTACATATGTTAAGGAACGACAACTTGCCGAAGATATTTCACAAGAAGTGTTTATTCGATGTTACCAATCCCTCGATTCGTTTGAGAATCGCTCATCCTATAAGTCCTGGCTATACAGAATTACAGTGAATTGCTGCAAAGATTATGTTAAAAGTTGGTCATTTCGCAATTTAATTTCTAAATCACTAGTTAAAGAAAGTGACCAAAATATAGATGCTGTCGATTCTCAGGTCGTGAAGAAAGAGGAAAGAGATTTGCTTTTTAAACAGGTGTTAAAACTTTCAGTGAAGTTACGTGAGGTACTTATCTTTTATTATTATGAAGATTTAACTGTGGATGAAGCAGCAAATGTTTTAGAAGTTAATCCTAACACTGTAAAAAGCAGACTATATCGCGCCAGGAAAGCCTTGAAAAATCATTTAGAAGGAGGGATGGTTCTTGAAAAATAA
- a CDS encoding serine hydrolase domain-containing protein — protein sequence MKQETGIHDFERYCDETLKKYKVPGFAIGLAKDGELCYEKEFGFRDIEAKLQLSPDTVFGVGSITKAFTAVAILQLQEKGKLSVKDRVTKYLPEMKMLNEAQTKQMTIHHFLTHSSGLPPLATLMGAMKKSMEKDQKLAEDQQQENPLDAIQTIDTHSELMDAIAKAEFTPLGAPGTEFSYSNDAYALLGAIIERISGIPYEQYVQENILEPAGMQHSVFHYEDLKGYENIAVLYDMRKKDSEDIIFRSNNPWDAPSMRAAGFLKSTVNDMFKFANMIRNAGEVGHVRVLSPESVASMTTPYIQCAHGTYYGYGLMITPDFFGYKLIQHGGDIKGVTAQMNILPELGLTGISLANLAGAPSSKLLFGAFAGYLGKPIDKSHLNVEVVDLALESLKEFEGTFISGDGMKNEFYVEDGCLHLATAGLPDAVLKPIGDDQFLFTMRELDTTIRFVRDENKNIHRVEFAFRQIPKVEEEK from the coding sequence ATGAAACAAGAAACAGGGATCCATGATTTTGAACGATATTGTGATGAGACTTTGAAAAAATACAAGGTACCCGGTTTTGCGATAGGATTAGCCAAAGATGGTGAACTGTGTTATGAGAAAGAATTTGGTTTTCGTGACATTGAAGCAAAACTTCAATTATCACCAGATACCGTTTTTGGAGTGGGTTCAATAACGAAGGCCTTTACAGCTGTTGCTATTCTTCAGTTACAAGAGAAGGGAAAACTGTCTGTAAAAGATCGTGTCACCAAATATTTACCAGAAATGAAGATGCTGAATGAAGCGCAAACAAAACAAATGACGATCCATCATTTTTTGACACACTCATCGGGCCTGCCCCCATTAGCCACTTTAATGGGCGCAATGAAGAAAAGTATGGAAAAGGATCAAAAATTGGCAGAAGATCAACAGCAGGAGAATCCATTGGATGCAATCCAGACGATTGATACACATTCAGAGTTAATGGATGCCATTGCAAAAGCAGAATTCACACCGCTTGGGGCACCAGGAACCGAATTCAGTTATTCAAATGACGCCTATGCCCTTTTAGGTGCCATAATCGAACGCATCAGCGGTATACCGTATGAACAATATGTGCAAGAAAATATTTTAGAGCCTGCCGGTATGCAGCATAGTGTTTTTCACTATGAAGACTTGAAGGGATATGAAAATATAGCCGTCTTATATGACATGCGAAAGAAAGATAGTGAAGACATTATATTTAGATCTAATAATCCTTGGGATGCGCCATCAATGCGTGCGGCAGGATTCTTAAAGTCGACAGTGAATGATATGTTCAAATTTGCAAATATGATTCGAAATGCCGGAGAAGTTGGTCATGTACGAGTCCTGTCGCCTGAAAGTGTGGCGTCAATGACAACACCGTACATCCAATGTGCACATGGAACTTATTACGGTTACGGTTTAATGATCACTCCAGATTTCTTTGGATACAAGCTCATTCAGCATGGTGGGGATATTAAAGGGGTAACGGCTCAGATGAATATTCTTCCCGAACTCGGACTGACGGGAATATCGCTTGCAAACTTAGCAGGAGCCCCGTCTTCAAAACTGCTTTTTGGTGCGTTTGCCGGTTACTTGGGCAAACCCATCGATAAATCACACTTAAATGTTGAGGTTGTTGATTTAGCACTTGAAAGTTTAAAGGAATTTGAGGGAACGTTTATATCAGGTGACGGTATGAAAAATGAATTTTATGTAGAAGATGGATGCCTGCATTTAGCAACCGCTGGATTGCCTGATGCAGTGCTGAAACCAATTGGGGATGACCAGTTTTTATTTACCATGAGGGAACTGGATACTACTATTCGTTTTGTGAGAGATGAGAACAAGAATATTCATCGGGTTGAATTTGCATTCAGACAAATTCCAAAGGTGGAGGAAGAAAAGTAA